From a region of the Williamsia phyllosphaerae genome:
- a CDS encoding carbohydrate ABC transporter permease, whose protein sequence is MFVEAPITPVTEKKDLGSPVTPARRDRNLLARLRSSSVPYLYLVPALILLVVWTYRPLVQAAQLSTVSWNLLPDSPIVSVGTANYRKLFEMPDLGDAVWLTVVLIIGLLPFTVVLPVIVGGAMRRLSSRGSRIYQGLIFAPFLVAPVAGAAVWRWLLDPGSGVVNRVLGSDRNWIYDESTAQVAIIVITGWHLIGFAVLAVAAGLAGINNDYEEAAQLDGATRRQITWRITLPLLSPTLVFLVLMTVLLSAQWTFPLIDTLTQGGPARATTNIYYLLWDYGFHTFDAGRSAAAGMLLFVGFGVIAGALVWISERITFHDK, encoded by the coding sequence GTGTTCGTCGAGGCCCCGATCACTCCCGTCACCGAGAAGAAGGACCTCGGGTCCCCGGTGACGCCCGCTCGTCGCGACCGGAATCTCCTGGCGCGTCTGCGATCGTCGTCGGTGCCCTACCTGTACCTCGTGCCCGCGCTCATCCTGCTGGTGGTGTGGACCTACCGTCCGCTGGTGCAGGCCGCGCAGCTGTCCACCGTGTCGTGGAACCTGCTGCCGGACTCCCCCATCGTGTCGGTGGGAACGGCGAACTATCGCAAGCTGTTCGAGATGCCCGACCTGGGCGACGCGGTCTGGCTGACCGTGGTCCTGATCATCGGTCTGCTGCCGTTCACCGTGGTGCTGCCGGTCATCGTCGGCGGGGCGATGCGACGGTTGTCCTCGCGTGGCTCGCGGATCTATCAGGGCCTGATCTTCGCACCGTTCCTGGTCGCGCCGGTGGCGGGCGCCGCGGTGTGGCGGTGGCTGCTCGATCCCGGATCCGGCGTCGTCAACCGGGTTCTCGGGTCGGATCGCAACTGGATCTACGACGAGTCCACCGCACAGGTGGCGATCATCGTCATCACCGGATGGCATCTGATCGGCTTCGCGGTCCTCGCGGTCGCCGCGGGACTGGCGGGCATCAACAACGACTACGAGGAGGCCGCGCAGCTCGACGGGGCCACCCGTCGACAGATCACCTGGCGCATCACGCTGCCGCTGCTGTCACCCACGTTGGTCTTCCTCGTCCTGATGACCGTGCTGCTCAGTGCGCAGTGGACCTTCCCTCTCATCGACACCCTCACCCAGGGTGGCCCGGCGCGGGCCACCACCAACATCTACTACCTGCTCTGGGACTACGGTTTCCACACCTTCGACGCCGGTCGCAGCGCGGCCGCGGGCATGCTGCTGTTCGTCGGATTCGGTGTGATCGCCGGAGCGCTGGTGTGGATCTCGGAACGGATCACCTTCCATGACAAGTAA
- a CDS encoding metallophosphoesterase: MTTPDHTIIQLTDTHLSTPGDLVHGVMDTTRNLRDVLAHLDASDQNVDAIVLSGDLADAGKPAAYECLRSMVEPTAARLGASVVYAVGNHDDRASFRTGLGLRDVGPHELGTPYDVVHMVGDLRIIVLDSTSPGRHDGSLEVEQLDWLADQLRHRTPRGTILVLHHPPIHSPVSTVDFLRLNDPDSLESVLAGSDVRMILCGHAHHTGASAIAGIPVWIGPPISYRTDPMPPAGRHRAGVGFGFSRIDVFGRSAVATAVDVVGAREVYSEPRSVAMERLWALTPLAR, translated from the coding sequence ATGACCACGCCCGACCACACCATCATCCAGCTGACCGACACCCACCTCAGCACCCCCGGTGATCTGGTGCACGGCGTGATGGACACGACCCGCAACCTGCGCGACGTGCTGGCCCATCTCGACGCCTCCGATCAGAACGTCGACGCGATCGTGTTGTCGGGCGATCTCGCCGACGCCGGGAAACCGGCTGCGTACGAATGCCTGCGGTCGATGGTGGAGCCCACGGCGGCCCGACTGGGCGCATCCGTCGTCTACGCCGTCGGCAACCATGACGACCGGGCGTCGTTCCGCACGGGCCTGGGCCTGAGAGACGTCGGCCCGCACGAGTTGGGCACCCCGTACGACGTCGTGCACATGGTCGGCGACCTGCGGATCATCGTGCTCGACAGCACCTCCCCCGGTCGCCACGACGGCAGCCTGGAGGTCGAGCAACTCGACTGGTTGGCCGATCAACTGCGGCACCGCACCCCGCGCGGCACGATCCTGGTGCTGCACCACCCGCCCATCCACTCGCCGGTGTCCACGGTGGACTTCCTGCGCCTCAACGACCCCGACTCGCTGGAGTCGGTGCTGGCCGGTTCCGACGTGCGGATGATCCTGTGCGGACACGCCCATCACACCGGCGCCTCGGCCATCGCCGGTATCCCGGTGTGGATCGGACCGCCCATCTCCTACCGCACCGACCCGATGCCGCCGGCCGGTCGTCACCGTGCCGGGGTGGGTTTCGGCTTCAGCCGCATCGACGTCTTCGGCCGGTCCGCGGTCGCGACGGCGGTCGACGTGGTCGGTGCACGTGAGGTGTACAGCGAGCCGCGGTCGGTGGCCATGGAACGCCTCTGGGCACTGACACCGTTGGCGCGGTGA
- a CDS encoding carbohydrate ABC transporter permease has protein sequence MTSNSVLDRVEDTGPVDPPTVPPPSTDPGASRSRQLWRRVSGHLVLGLTALACIFPIYWLVATSLRRPDDVNSLSIIPWPLSLANFADAADAVDIPGLMANTFLIAAASTCGQLLIALLASYAFAVYDFRFKTLLYLAFVGTWLVPYQVTMLPNYVLLNQLGLINSLAGVVVPTLSSALAVLLLRQHMSSFPTELIEAARMDGRSSWSILWTVVVPNMRPALAALAILLFINSWNDYFWPAIVLQRSNDVLQLGLRSFMGTEGNQWGPMMALAGLACLPVFALYVVLQRHIVNAFVRSGLH, from the coding sequence ATGACAAGTAACTCCGTCCTCGACCGCGTCGAGGACACCGGTCCGGTCGACCCGCCGACGGTCCCACCCCCGTCCACCGATCCGGGGGCGAGCCGCTCCAGGCAGCTGTGGCGGCGGGTCTCGGGACACCTCGTCCTCGGCCTCACCGCGCTGGCCTGCATCTTCCCCATCTACTGGCTCGTGGCGACCTCGCTGCGCAGGCCGGACGACGTCAACTCGCTGAGCATCATCCCGTGGCCGCTGTCGTTGGCGAACTTCGCCGACGCCGCCGACGCGGTCGACATCCCGGGTCTGATGGCCAACACCTTCCTGATCGCGGCCGCGTCCACCTGCGGTCAGCTGCTCATCGCGCTGCTGGCGTCGTATGCGTTCGCCGTCTACGACTTCCGGTTCAAGACCCTGCTGTACCTCGCGTTCGTCGGGACCTGGTTGGTCCCGTACCAGGTCACGATGCTGCCGAACTACGTCCTGCTCAACCAGCTCGGGCTGATCAACTCACTGGCCGGCGTCGTCGTCCCGACGCTGAGTTCGGCCCTGGCGGTCCTGCTGCTGCGCCAACACATGTCGAGCTTCCCCACCGAGCTGATCGAGGCCGCGCGGATGGACGGACGCTCCTCATGGTCGATCCTGTGGACGGTGGTGGTCCCGAACATGCGACCCGCCCTCGCCGCGCTGGCCATCCTGCTGTTCATCAACTCGTGGAACGACTACTTCTGGCCCGCGATCGTCCTGCAGCGCAGCAACGACGTGCTGCAGTTGGGGTTGCGCAGCTTCATGGGCACCGAGGGCAACCAGTGGGGGCCGATGATGGCGCTCGCCGGACTCGCCTGCCTACCGGTGTTCGCGCTCTACGTGGTGCTGCAGCGCCACATCGTCAACGCGTTCGTCCGCAGCGGCCTGCACTGA
- a CDS encoding MFS transporter, translating into MSELMSLPRRHATVMLLVAVMVPQLGLSLLNPSIPDMAADLGTSVSAIQLTLSGYMAGYAISMFAAGVLADRFDARTLQVWGLVLFAIGGVLAATAPTVGVLAGARVVQAIGGTSATVLCRLVIQRRYPESERMQILTSLSIVIAATPALSPFVGASLIEIATWRSLFGVLAAVGLILAFAFYRLVPSARPTTPVAVRPSSIAAGIGAALRRSGFYWHAAVISLAWMSYFLFIEQSAYLLQGIHRVSRIEYGLLLMIPAIGYISGSVLIRRMSSHARAYLLGTSIGGIGATVVIALAVSGVDSVFALVVPLAVTYVGVGAAIPHAQSGLISLNLPAQGVGAGLFFFVQMASGALYSSIIEALHLRTIAPIAIAIGTPALALMAITLTRLGLDRRRRPAATVSDEAQPREPQPAR; encoded by the coding sequence ATGTCTGAATTGATGTCCCTGCCCCGTCGGCACGCGACGGTGATGTTGCTCGTCGCGGTAATGGTGCCGCAGCTGGGCCTGAGTCTGCTCAACCCGTCGATCCCGGACATGGCCGCCGACCTCGGTACGTCGGTGTCGGCGATCCAGTTGACGTTGTCGGGATACATGGCCGGATACGCGATCTCGATGTTCGCCGCCGGGGTGCTGGCCGACCGCTTCGACGCCCGGACCCTGCAGGTGTGGGGACTGGTGTTGTTCGCGATCGGCGGTGTGCTCGCCGCGACGGCACCGACCGTCGGTGTGCTCGCCGGCGCCCGGGTGGTCCAGGCCATCGGGGGCACCTCGGCGACCGTGCTCTGCCGACTGGTGATCCAGCGGCGCTATCCGGAGTCCGAGCGGATGCAGATCCTCACGTCGCTGTCGATCGTCATCGCGGCGACACCGGCGCTGTCCCCGTTCGTGGGAGCCTCGCTCATCGAGATCGCGACGTGGCGTTCGCTGTTCGGGGTGCTGGCCGCGGTGGGTCTGATCTTGGCGTTCGCGTTCTACCGGCTGGTGCCGTCGGCCCGTCCGACGACGCCGGTCGCGGTCCGACCGTCGTCGATCGCGGCCGGGATCGGTGCGGCGTTGCGGCGCAGCGGGTTCTACTGGCACGCGGCGGTGATCTCGCTGGCCTGGATGAGCTACTTCCTGTTCATCGAACAGTCGGCGTATCTGCTGCAGGGGATCCACCGGGTGTCGCGGATCGAGTACGGACTGCTGCTGATGATCCCGGCGATCGGCTACATCAGCGGCAGCGTCCTGATCCGCCGGATGAGCTCGCACGCCCGCGCCTATCTGCTCGGCACCTCGATCGGCGGGATCGGCGCGACCGTCGTCATCGCACTCGCCGTCTCCGGGGTCGACTCGGTCTTCGCGCTCGTCGTCCCGCTGGCCGTGACGTACGTCGGTGTCGGTGCGGCGATCCCGCACGCGCAGAGCGGGCTGATTTCGCTGAACCTGCCCGCACAGGGAGTCGGTGCCGGACTGTTCTTCTTCGTCCAGATGGCCAGTGGCGCGCTCTACAGTTCGATCATCGAGGCACTGCACCTGCGCACGATCGCCCCCATCGCGATCGCCATCGGTACCCCCGCGCTGGCGTTGATGGCCATCACCCTGACGCGACTGGGGCTGGATCGGCGACGCCGTCCCGCAGCTACCGTCTCGGACGAGGCGCAACCGCGCGAACCCCAGCCCGCCCGCTGA
- a CDS encoding FAD/NAD(P)-binding protein, with protein sequence MVSIGIVGGGAAAVSLLRQLPNSDRLDVSVYADRPLGPGRAYCENADSAILNRQVFAMSVSDSWPDEFHDWVRAHAPEWLDEDEHSFVPRSLYGRYLTDSADTAASHFGERLGFVSGRVIDIAPRDRGWRLTVDSGDGVRAEAVHDVVVLALGSSPPADPYNLHGVASYTPDPYPTSGWIDDVAATQSAAVIGTGLSAVDVALAVRARGWRGHLTMVSRHGILPDARAIVSPLDFDPDISALIMRVTRKRGGLEWEDVLHIVDYLALGEGIRRSEVRAAFREISQPAAERLAEMAVATGSVDVAVQRLVIGIAQHYVNEIWAAMTRPARATFLSTTHAAFAALSNPLPAKSARRLGLMLSDGALSISAGVRDVDPGRTGFGIRFADGTRESVEHAVNATRTPAGAPSPAAASLVSSLLYRGLAQRNPYGGLRVDVGTNALLDASGQAVPGMYVIGEIASGDLYYISSMGKIRRRARSVARHIADESMTSNRSEATYV encoded by the coding sequence ATGGTCTCGATCGGAATCGTGGGTGGCGGCGCCGCGGCGGTGAGCCTGCTGCGGCAACTGCCGAACTCCGACCGGCTCGATGTCAGTGTCTACGCCGACCGGCCCCTCGGCCCGGGCCGTGCGTACTGCGAGAACGCCGATTCGGCGATCCTCAACCGCCAGGTGTTCGCCATGTCGGTGTCGGACTCGTGGCCCGACGAATTCCACGACTGGGTTCGGGCACACGCGCCGGAATGGCTGGACGAGGACGAACACAGCTTCGTGCCCCGCAGCCTCTACGGCCGCTACCTGACCGACTCCGCCGACACCGCCGCGTCGCACTTCGGCGAGCGACTCGGCTTTGTCTCCGGACGCGTCATCGACATCGCCCCGCGTGACCGAGGATGGCGTCTGACCGTGGATTCCGGCGACGGCGTCCGGGCGGAGGCAGTCCACGACGTGGTGGTGCTGGCGCTCGGATCGAGCCCGCCTGCCGACCCGTACAACCTGCACGGCGTCGCGTCCTACACACCGGATCCGTACCCCACCAGCGGTTGGATCGACGACGTGGCGGCCACACAGTCGGCCGCCGTGATCGGTACCGGACTCAGTGCCGTCGACGTCGCGCTCGCGGTGCGGGCGCGCGGCTGGCGCGGGCACCTCACGATGGTGTCGCGACACGGGATCCTGCCCGACGCCCGGGCGATCGTCTCGCCGCTGGACTTCGACCCCGACATCTCCGCCCTCATCATGCGGGTCACCCGCAAACGCGGCGGCCTCGAGTGGGAGGACGTCCTGCACATCGTCGACTATCTCGCCCTGGGCGAGGGAATCCGACGATCGGAGGTCCGGGCCGCGTTCCGTGAGATCTCGCAACCGGCCGCCGAGCGACTGGCCGAGATGGCGGTTGCCACCGGATCGGTCGATGTCGCGGTGCAACGCCTGGTCATCGGGATCGCCCAGCACTACGTCAACGAGATCTGGGCGGCGATGACCCGCCCGGCCCGGGCGACGTTCCTGTCCACGACGCACGCCGCGTTCGCGGCGCTGTCGAACCCGTTGCCCGCCAAGAGCGCGCGACGGCTCGGGCTGATGCTCAGCGATGGAGCGTTGAGCATCTCCGCAGGCGTCCGCGACGTGGATCCGGGACGGACCGGTTTCGGCATCCGCTTCGCCGACGGGACCCGGGAATCGGTGGAACACGCGGTCAACGCGACGCGGACCCCGGCCGGAGCGCCGTCGCCGGCCGCCGCGAGCCTGGTGTCGTCGCTGCTGTACCGCGGATTGGCGCAGCGCAATCCCTACGGCGGACTGCGCGTGGACGTCGGTACCAATGCGTTGCTCGACGCGTCGGGACAGGCGGTCCCCGGCATGTACGTGATCGGTGAGATCGCCTCGGGAGATCTCTACTACATCAGCAGCATGGGCAAGATCCGTCGCCGCGCGCGGTCGGTGGCACGCCACATCGCCGACGAATCGATGACGTCGAACCGGTCGGAGGCCACCTATGTCTGA
- a CDS encoding DUF485 domain-containing protein, with the protein MTTSSPERSPARKAPDEQAFIDMQASPEFQELRSRLRRFVFPLTGFFLAWYALYVLLATYATDFMATKVFGNVNLGIILGLGQFVSTFVITAIYVRFANRDLDPRAAAIRDELEGPLS; encoded by the coding sequence ATGACCACATCGAGCCCGGAACGGTCTCCCGCGCGGAAGGCTCCGGACGAGCAGGCGTTCATCGACATGCAGGCGTCCCCGGAGTTCCAGGAACTCCGCAGTCGGCTGCGTCGCTTCGTCTTCCCGCTGACCGGGTTCTTCCTCGCCTGGTACGCCCTGTACGTCCTGCTCGCGACCTACGCGACGGACTTCATGGCCACCAAGGTCTTCGGCAACGTCAACCTCGGCATCATCCTCGGCCTCGGGCAGTTCGTGTCGACGTTCGTGATCACCGCGATCTACGTGCGCTTCGCCAACCGCGATCTCGACCCGCGCGCAGCCGCCATCCGCGACGAGCTGGAAGGCCCGCTCTCATGA
- a CDS encoding solute symporter family protein, whose translation MTTLAAESTAVGSPILNIAIFVAFVVITMTIVIRASRTTKKASDFYTGGGQFSGPQNGFAIAGDYLSAASFLGIAGAIAVYGYDGFLYSVGFLVAWLVALLLVAELLRNTGRFTMADVLSFRLKERPVRMAAALSTLTVSLFYLLAQMAGAGGLVALLLNIDGKFGQGVVVAVVGVLMIVYVLVGGMKGTTYVQMVKAVLLILGAGIMFVLVLLAVKGNFSTLLADAQANSSKDILAPGAKYGISAMSRLDFISLGIALVLGTAGLPHVLMRFYTVPTAKEARRSVTWAIGLIGAFYLFTLVLGYGAARMVGPEKILAAPGKENAAAPLLAFELGGTIFLAVISAVAFATILAVVAGLAITASASFAHDVYASVIKRGNASEEQQVRVSRITVVVIGVVSIVLGILAMGQNIAFLVALAFAVAASANLPTLLFSLFWRKFNTTGALFSIYGGLIVCIGLIVISPAVSGKPTSMFPDANFDIFPMSNPGIVSIPAGFLLAVIGTWVGRRRQESAAKQAEMEVRSLTGVGVEKAVSH comes from the coding sequence ATGACCACTCTCGCCGCAGAATCCACCGCGGTCGGTAGCCCGATCCTCAACATCGCCATCTTCGTGGCGTTCGTCGTCATCACCATGACGATCGTGATCCGCGCCAGCCGCACCACGAAGAAGGCCTCCGACTTCTACACCGGTGGCGGTCAGTTCTCCGGTCCGCAGAACGGCTTCGCGATCGCCGGCGACTACCTGTCGGCCGCGTCGTTCCTCGGCATCGCCGGCGCCATCGCCGTCTACGGTTACGACGGGTTCCTCTACAGCGTCGGATTCCTCGTCGCATGGCTGGTTGCGCTGCTCCTCGTCGCGGAGCTGCTGCGCAACACCGGCCGCTTCACCATGGCCGACGTCCTGAGCTTCCGGTTGAAAGAACGCCCGGTCCGCATGGCGGCGGCACTCTCCACGCTGACGGTGTCGCTGTTCTACCTGCTGGCCCAGATGGCCGGTGCCGGTGGACTCGTCGCGCTGCTGCTCAACATCGACGGCAAGTTCGGTCAGGGCGTCGTGGTCGCCGTGGTCGGTGTCCTGATGATCGTCTACGTGCTCGTCGGCGGCATGAAGGGCACCACCTACGTCCAGATGGTCAAGGCGGTGCTGCTGATCCTCGGCGCCGGCATCATGTTCGTGCTCGTGCTGCTGGCGGTGAAGGGCAACTTCTCGACGCTGCTCGCCGACGCACAGGCCAACTCCAGCAAGGACATCCTCGCGCCGGGCGCGAAGTACGGCATCAGCGCGATGTCGCGGCTGGACTTCATCTCGCTCGGTATCGCCCTGGTCCTCGGCACCGCCGGACTCCCGCACGTGCTGATGCGCTTCTACACCGTGCCCACCGCCAAGGAGGCCCGTCGATCGGTCACCTGGGCCATCGGCCTCATCGGCGCGTTCTACCTGTTCACGCTGGTGCTGGGCTACGGCGCGGCCCGGATGGTCGGCCCGGAGAAGATCCTGGCCGCACCCGGCAAGGAGAACGCCGCGGCACCGCTGCTCGCGTTCGAGCTCGGCGGCACGATCTTCCTCGCGGTGATCTCGGCGGTCGCCTTTGCGACCATCCTCGCCGTCGTCGCCGGACTGGCCATCACCGCGTCGGCCTCGTTCGCCCACGACGTGTACGCCAGTGTCATCAAGCGCGGCAACGCATCCGAGGAGCAGCAGGTCCGCGTCTCGCGGATCACCGTGGTCGTCATCGGTGTCGTCTCGATCGTGCTGGGCATCCTCGCCATGGGGCAGAACATCGCGTTCCTGGTGGCGCTGGCCTTCGCCGTCGCCGCCTCGGCCAACCTTCCGACGCTGCTCTTCTCGCTGTTCTGGCGGAAGTTCAACACCACCGGTGCGCTGTTCAGCATCTACGGGGGTCTGATCGTCTGCATCGGGTTGATCGTGATCTCGCCCGCGGTCTCCGGCAAGCCGACCTCGATGTTCCCCGACGCCAACTTCGACATCTTCCCGATGTCGAACCCCGGCATCGTCTCCATCCCGGCAGGCTTCCTGCTCGCGGTCATCGGCACCTGGGTCGGACGTCGTAGGCAGGAGAGCGCGGCGAAGCAGGCCGAGATGGAGGTCCGCTCGCTCACCGGTGTCGGTGTGGAGAAGGCGGTCTCGCACTAG